A genomic stretch from Helianthus annuus cultivar XRQ/B chromosome 1, HanXRQr2.0-SUNRISE, whole genome shotgun sequence includes:
- the LOC110873820 gene encoding auxin-responsive protein SAUR50: MTKVRNSGNGKKNNGILRLRLVLERLQKSLFLAKKRQESYSSQDMVPKDVKEGHFAVIASDDYVERRFVIPITYLGHPSFLRLLERAAEEYGFDHERALMIPCRPSELEWMLEEQIGSQDGADWTSCKTMVESC; this comes from the coding sequence ATGACAAAGGTGAGAAATAGTGGTAATGGTAAGAAAAACAATGGTATTTTGAGGCTTAGGTTAGTCCTGGAGAGATTGCAAAAGAGTCTTTTCTTAGCCAAGAAAAGACAAGAGTCGTATTCGAGCCAAGATATGGTCCCTAAAGACGTGAAAGAAGGTCACTTTGCAGTGATAGCATCCGATGATTATGTCGAAAGGAGATTTGTTATTCCTATCACATACCTCGGTCATCCGTCATTTCTAAGACTCTTGGAGCGAGCCGCCGAAGAGTATGGTTTTGACCATGAAAGGGCACTTATGATACCTTGTAGACCTAGTGAGCTAGAGTGGATGCTAGAGGAACAAATCGGGTCTCAAGATGGTGCAGATTGGACTTCATGTAAAACTATGGTGGAAAGTTGTTGA